The nucleotide window TGATAGTGCCCTTAGTTTTGTTTGTTAGGTGTGTAGGCATGACAGTGTCCGAAGTTTTGTTCGTTAGGATCTGTTATTGGCATGACAATGTCCTCAACTTTGTGAAGGTATGACAGTGCccttgctttatttatttttgttattgtctgTTATGGGTATGACACTGCCCTCAACTCTGATGCGGCTTATGGGTAAGATAGTGCCCTCAGCTCTGTTTGTTAAGGTCTGATGTAGGTATGACAGTGCTCTGTTAAGGCCTATTACAGGTTTGACAGAGCCCTCAACTCTTTTACATGATGGTCTGTTATAGGTATGACAGTGCCCTGAGCTCTGTTAAGGTCTTTTATAGGTATGACAGTGCCCCCAGCTTTGTTAAGGTCTTTTATAGGTATGACAATGCCCTCAGCTCTGTTAAGATCTGTTACAGGTATGACAGTGACCTCAGCTCTGTTAAGGTCTGTTACAGGTATGACAATGCCCTCAGCTCTGTTAAGGTCTGTTACAGGTATGACAGTGCCCTCAGCTCTGTTAAGGTCTGTTACAGGTATGACAGTGCCCTCAGCTCTGATAAGATCTGTTACAGGTATGACAGTGACCTCAGCTCTGTTAAGGTCTGTTACAGGTATGACAATGCCCTCAGCTCTGTTAAGGTCTGTTACAGGTATGACAATGCCCTCAGCTCTGTTAAGGTCTGTTACAGGTATGACAATGCCCTCAGCTCTGTTAAGGTCTGTTACAGGTATGACAATGCCCTCAGCTCTGTTAAGGTCTGTTACAGGTATGACAATGCCCTCAGCTCTGTTAAGGTCTGTTACAGGTATGACAATGCCCTCAGCTCTGTTAAGGTCTGTTACAGGTATGACAATGCCCTCAGCTCTGTTAAGGTCTGTTACAGGTATGACAATGCCCTCAGCTCTGTTAAGGTCTGTTACAGGTATGACAATGCCCTCAGCTCTGTTAAGGTCTGTTACAGGTATGACAATGCCCTCAGCTCTGTTAAGGTCTGTTACAGGTATGACAATGCTCTCAGCTCTGTTAAGGTCTGCTACAGGTATGACAATGCCCTCAGCTCTGTTAAGGTCTGTTACAGGTATGACAATGCCCTCAGCTCTGTTAAGGTCTGTTACAGGTATGACAGTGCCCTCAGCTCTGTTAAGGTCTGTTACAGGTATGACAGTGCCCTCAGCTCTGTTAAGGTCTGTTACAGGTATGACAGTGACCCCAGCTCTGTTAAGGTCTGTTACAGGTATGACAATGCCTTCAGCTCTGTTAAGGTCTGTTACAGGTATGACAATGCCCTCAGCTCTGTTAAGGTCTGTTACAGGTATGACAATGCCCTCAGCTCTGTTTgttagggggaaggtggcagcaTGATTAAGACTATCTCTCTACCAATAAACTGTCTGTGAGTGAGTTGgtattgccctttctcccaatcttgatttgaaaatcaaacaaagcatctagtcatttggatgagatgataaaccgagatcccgtgtgcagcactcacctAGTGCAtggaaaagaatccatggcagcaTAAgcgttgtcccctggcaaaacgctgcagaggaaatccactctgataggcgcacaaatatatatatgcatgcacacaaggcctgactagtgcattgggttgtgctgctggtcaggcatctgccttgcagatatggagtagcgtttatggatttgtccgagcgcagtgacgtctTGGGAAACTGGAACTGTTTGTTAGTGTCTTGTTACAGGTATGGCAGTGCAGTCAGCTCTGTGCATCTGTTACATGTGTGACAGTgccatcagcttttttttttgctgaagtcTCTTACAGGTGTGGTAGTGTCTTTAGCTGTGTTTGCTATGGTTCCATTTCTAGTGTGATAGTGCCCTAAGCTCTGTTCGTAAGGGTCTGTCATAGATGATAATCAACAGGGACAATCAATTACCTTGCGAGAGAGATGGAGGTCTCTGCTGCTGATGATATAaaccatgatgatgatcactGGAGGTTTTTCTGATGATAACGacagatatgtggagtgatggcctagaggtaacgcgtccgcctaggaagcgagagaatctgagcgcgctggttcgaatcacagctcagccgccgatattttctccccctccactagaccttgagtggtggtctggacgctagtcattcggatgagacgataaaccgaggacccgtctgaagcatgcacttagcgcacgtaaaagaacacacggcaacaaaaggcttgttcctggcaaaattctgtagaaaaatccacttcgataggaaaaacaaataaaactgcaaataggaaaaaatacccaaaaaaattgggtggcgctgtagtatagcgacgcgctctccctaaggagagcagcccgaatttcacacagagaaatctgttgtgataaaaagaaatacaaaatacaaacacaatacaaatacagccAACAAATCAGTTGCGAATGTGGCGATTGCAGAATACACCATCGTCCCAGCGTTGCTGTTGAGTATGTCTCCAAGAGATGCCATCCTCTGGGCCGTCTTGACAACGTCCGCAGCACAACGCCACAGGCTCTGCAGTTCCTGCGTCACATGGACTCCTCTGACGTCAGTCCGAGCGACAAACTGCAGTGGCTGAAAGAGGCTAGTGATGCCCACACACATCAGGTGAAAGAGGTGAGTAATATAGGTTACTGATAGGTGTTGATACCAATGTCGTGTACTCTACTGGTGTATTGACGCCTACGTCCTGTGAGATACCAAAGTGATGTAATGGCGCACTGGTACCAACGTCATTTGAGAGAGGAAAGTGGTGCTTTGACTGATATATTGACActagcatgcgcgcgcgcacacacacacacacacacacacacacacacacacacacacacacacacacacacacacatacctggaccttgtgtgtgtaatatgtcgtcaggtgtgacggtgtgtgtttcaggtgatgTGGAGCTACAGCACACACAGTCATTTGAAGGCCTTGCAATACACGGCTCATCAGTTTAACTACCCCGTCCCTCCATTCTTCCTGGACACGTCCTACAGAAGAGCCTTCCAGTTCCACGTCAACTCCAGTCAGGTAACACATCAGACAGGGCGCTgaagggcgcaacagccgagtggttaaaagcgttggaatggctcctgggtttgaatcccccgCTCGCGACGCCAggaaggttaactctttccatacgaacggcgaaagagacgacgttgacagcgtttcaccccaattaccatcatcaaaatattgcaagcggaaggctcttatactgaagacgtgaatgttgacaaagaatagcacaattctgacgacgaaagctaaaggttgggtcattcagacacccactggacatccgaggggtctgtgtagaggagaagagtaggactggccgtattgagtaaGTTAACATGCGTGCATTTCTGCTGCTGGTTCCCGACccctctttcgtgtgtatacgcgagaagaagatgaaatacgcacgttaaagatcccgtaatccatatcagcggtcggtgggttatggaaacaaaaacatacccatgatgcacaccccagaaaacgaagCATGGTTGCCTTCATGGCTGTGTAAAAATGGcatacacgtataagcccacGCTTTAATACGATTGAACataggagttgcagtccacgaatgaggtagaagaagctgaagaagataGAGCACTCCTCTATTTAAAGTGCAGTCACCTTGGAAAAATCAGTCCAGTCAGGGATGTCACAGAAGACCAGAGAATCGACATCACGCAGACCTTGAATGGTAATCGGGGTGCTAGTCCTTTGAATACCATGACAAAATCTGAAGTATCCATGTAACATAGTAGAAGAGTTAGCACTACAATTTAATTAATCCGTGACAATAAACCAGCGTTTATCAAGAAATGCCGTAGGCATGTCCCTAAACAGTGACACACTCCTGACATCACACTTTCATCACTTCTGACCTCCCTCACAATTGCAGTTTTGTCACTACTGACATCACACTTTAGTCACTACTGACAGTTATGTCTTTCCTAACATCACACTTTTGTCACTACTGACCTCCCTGACAGTGACAGTTATGTCTTTCCTAACATCACACTTTTGTCACTACTGACAGTTATGTCTTTCCTAACATCACACTTTTGTCACTACTGACCTCCCTGACAGTGACAGTTATGTCTCTTCTAACATCACACTTTTGTCACTACTGACCTCCCTGACAGTGACAGTTATGTCTCTTCTAACATCACACTTTTGTCACTACTGACctactgacagtgacagttatgTCTCTTCTAACATCACACTTTTGTAAGGCTAACTGACAGTGAAGTTATGTCTCTTTATTCACTTTCTACTGACCTCCCTGACAGTGACAGTTATGTCTCTTCTGACATCACACTTTTGTCACTACTGACCTCCCTGACAGTGACAGTCATGTCTCTTCTAACATCACACTTTTGTCACTACTGACCTCCCTGACAGTGACAGTTATGTCACTTCTGACATCACACTTTTGTCACTACTGACCTCCCTGACAGTGACAGTTATGTCTCTCCTAACATCACACTTTTGTCACTACTGACctactgacagtgacagttatgTCTCTTCTAACATCACACTTTTGTCACTACTGACctactgacagtgacagttatgTCTCTTCTAACATCACACTTTTGTCACTACTGACAGTTATGTCATTCCTTACATCACACTTTTGTCACTACTGACCTCCCTGACAGTGACAGTTATGTCTCTTCTGACATCACTTTTTTTCACTACTGACctactgacagtgacagttatgTCTCTCCTAACATCACACTTTTGTCACTACTGACCTCCCTGACAGTGACAGTTATGTCTCTTCTGACATCACACTTTTGTCACTACTGACCTCCCTGACAGTGACAGTTATGTCTCTTCTGACATCACACTTTTGTCACTACTGACCTCCCTGACAGTGACAGTTATGTCTCTTCTAACATCACACTTTTGTCACTACTGACCTCCCTGACAGTGACAGTTATGTCTCTTCTAACATCACACTTTTGTCACTACTGACCTCCCTGACAGTGACAGTTATGTCTCTCCTTACATCACACTTTTGTCACTACTGACctactgacagtgacagttatgTCTCTTCTAACATCACACTTTTGTCACTACTGACctactgacagtgacagttatgTCTCTTCTGACATCACACTTTTGTCACTACTGACAGTTATGTCATTCCTTACATCACACTTTTGTCACTACTGACCTCCCTGACAGTGACAGTTATGTCTCTTCTGACATCACTTTTTTGTCACTACTGACctactgacagtgacagttatgTCTCTTCTAACATCACACTTTTGTCACTACTGACCTCCCTGACAGTGACAGTTATGTCTCTTCTGACATCACACTTTTGTCACTACTGACCTCCCTGACAGTGACAGTTATGTCTCTTCTAACATCACACTTTTGTCACTACTGACAGTTATGTCTCTCCTAACATCACACTTTTGTCACTACTGACCTCCCTGACAGTGACAGTTATGTCTCTTCTAACAGCACACTTTTGTCACTACTGACAGTTATGTCTCTCCTAACATCACACTTTTGTCACTACTGACCTCCCTGACAGTGACAGTCATGTTATTCCTAACATCGTACTTCTGTTACTACTGACCTCCATGATATCACACTATTGTCCATTCTGACCTGTATGACATCACAGTTTTGTCACTACTGACCTCCATGATATCACACTATTGTCCATTCTGACCTGTATGACATCACAGTTTTGTCCCTTCTGACCTCTCTGATATCACACATTTGTCACTGCTGACCTCCGTGATATCACACTGTTGTCCATTCTGACCTCACTGACATCACActtttgttaataataataataataatatttatatagcgctgaatgttgtgcagagacaagtcgaagcgctttcacaccagtcattcacacgcatgcataactctaaaactcaagaagaaactgaagacaaggaagaagcagggaagggaaactattttgggaagagatggggtttaaggccagacttgaaagggctgagtgcggagacttgacgaagcgaaagaggaagttcattccagttgcaaggtccagagacggagaaagaacggcggccaacagtcgagtgttagaatctgggtatgcgtaaacagaccTCCGTGACATCACACCTTTGTCCCTTCTGACCTCTCTGACATCACGCTTTTGTCGTTTCTAACCTCCCTGACATCACGCTTTTGTCGTTTCTAACCTCCCTGACATCACGCTTTTGTCGTTTCTGACCTCCCTGACATCACGCTTTTGTCGTTTCTAACCTCCCTGACATCACGCTTTTGTCGTTTCTAACCTCCCAGACATCACGCTTTTGTCGTTTCTAACCTCCCAGACATCACGCTTTTGTCGTTTCTAACCTCCCTGACATCACGCTTTTGTTCCTTCTAACCTACAGACATCACGCTTTTGTCGTTTCTAACCTCCCTGACATCACGCTTTTGTTCCTTCTAACCTCCCAGACATCACGCTTTTGTCGTTTCTAACCTCCCTgacatcacacctttgtcatTTCTAACCTCCCAGACAACACACCTTTGTCATTACTGacctcccagacatcacacctttgtcattactgacctcccagacatcacacctttgtcactactgacctcccagacatcacacctttgtcattactgacctcccagacatcacacctttgtcgtttctaacctcccagacatcacacctATGTCGTTTCTAACCTCCCAGACATCACGCTTTTGTCACTACCGACCTCTCTGACATCACATCTTTGTCCTTTCTAACCTCCCAGACGTCACGCTTTTGTCATTACCGACCTCCCTgacatcacacctttgtcatTTCTAACCTCCCTgacatcacacctttgtcattactaacctcccagacatcacacctttgtcaCTACTGACCTCCCAGACATCACGCTTTTGTCGTTTCTAACCTCCCAGACATCACGCTTTTGTCGTTTCTAacctcccagacatcacacctttgtcgtttctaacctcccagacatcacacctttgtcatttctaacctcccagacatcacacctttgtcgtttctaacctcccagacatcacacctttgtcgTTACCGacctcccagacatcacacctttgtcgTTTCTAACCTCCCTGACATCACACCTTTGTCGTTTCTAACTtcccagacatcacacctttgtcgTTTCTAACTtcccagacatcacacctttgtcgtttctaacctcccagacatcacacctttgtcgtttctaacctcccagacatcacacctttgtcgtttctaacctcccagacatcacacctttgtcgtttctaacctcccagacatcacacctATGTCGTTCTAacctcccagacatcacacctATGTCGTTTCTAACCTCCCAGACATCACGCTTTTGTCGCTTCTAacctcccagacatcacacctttgtcgTTTCTAACCTCCCAGACATCACGCTTTTGTCGTTTCTAACCTCCCTGACATCACGCTTTTGTTCCTTCTAACCTCCCTGACATCACGCTTTTGTCGTTTCTAACCTCCCAGACATCACGCTTTTGTTCCTTCTAACCTCCCAGACATCACGCTTTTGTCGTTTCTAACCTCCCTGACATCACGCTTTTGTCGTTTCTAacctcccagacatcacacctttgtcattaccgacctcccagacatcacacctttgtcattactgacctcccagacatcacacctttgtcgtttctaacctcccagacatcacacctttgtcgTTACTAacctcccagacatcacacctttgtcattactaacctcccagacatcacacctttgtcattaccgacctcccagacatcacacctttgtcaCTACTAacctcccagacatcacacctttgtcattactacctcccagacatcacacctttgtcattactgacctcccagacatcacacctttgtcattactgacctcccagacatcacacctttgtcgtttctaacctcccagacatcacacctttgtcattactaacctcccagacatcacacctttgtcgtttctaacctcccagacatcacacctttgtcgttactgacctcccagacatcacacctttgtcgTTTCTAACCTCCCTGACATCACACCTTTGTCGTTACTGacctcccagacatcacacctttgtcattaccgacctcccagacatcacacctttgtcattaccgacctcccagacatcacacctttgtcattaccgacctcccagacatcacacctttgtcactactgacctcccagacatcacacctttgtcaCTACTGACCTCTCTgacatcacacctttgtcattaccgacctcccagacatcacacctttgtcactactgacctcccagacatcacacctttgtcaCTACTGACCTCTCTgacatcacacctttgtcattaccgacctcccagacatcacacctttgtcactactgacctcccagacatcacacctttgtcattaccgacctcccagacatcacacctttgtcattactgacctcccagacatcacacctttgtcattaccgacctcccagacatcacacctttgtcactactgacctcccagacatcacacctttgtcattaccgacctcccagacatcacacctttgtcattactgacctcccagacatcacacctttgtcattaccgacctcccagacatcacacctttgtcactactgacctcccagacatcacacctttgtcattaccgacctcccagacatcacacctttgtcaCTACTGACCTCTCTgacatcacacctttgtcattaccgacctcccagacatcacacctttgtcattactgacctcccagacatcacacctttgtcaCTACCGACCTCTCTGACATCACATCTTTGTCATTACTGacctcccagacatcacacctttgtcactactgacctcccagacatcacacctttgtcattactgacctcccagacatcacacctttgtcattactgacctcccagacatcacacctttgtcgTTTCTAACTtcccagacatcacacctttgtcgTTTCTAACTtcccagacatcacacctttgtcgTTTCTAACCTCCCAGACATCACGCTTTTGTCACTACCGACCTCTCTGACATCACACTTTTGTCATTACTGacctcccagacatcacacctttgtcgTTTCTAACTtcccagacatcacacctttgtcgTTTCTAACTtcccagacatcacacctttgtcgTTTATAACCTCCCTGACATCACGCTTTTGTCTCTACCGACCTCTCTGACATCACATCTTTGTCGTTACTGACCTCCCAGACATCACATCTTTGTCATTACTGacctcccagacatcacacctttgtcgTTTCTAACTtcccagacatcacacctttgtcatttctaacctcccagacatcacacctttgtcgttactgacctcccagacatcacacctttgtcgttactgacctcccagacatcacacctttgtcgTTTCTAACTtcccagacatcacacctttgtcattactgacctcccagacatcacacctttgtcattactaacctcccagacatcacacctttgtcattactgacctcccagacatcacacctttgtcatTACTGACCTCCCAGACAACACACCTTTGTCATTACTGACCTCCCAGACATCACACTTTTGTCCCTACCAACCTCTCTGACATCACGCCACACTTCGATCACCTCTGACCTCCCTGACAATCACAGTCTTGTCGCCCCTGACCTTCCCCATCAAGGTGTTAACGATGACTTCACTGACACGGCGGCTGGTGCTGCGGGGCTGTGTTTCAGGTGCCTCATGAGGACGAAATGTACATGTGCTACCCCAGCGAGGCGATTGACGGCTACAGCTGCCCCTACATCCCCCACCACGACCACGTCAACTTCAACATCCTCAGCATGCCTGGGCACCTGCAGGAATCCAGCTCTCAGCTCATGGCCAGCAGTCTGCTGTCGGCCCTGGACGACATGTCTCGGCTCTGCCGCCACCGCCTCCCTGACAGAGTGTGATGGAAAACCACGTGCATTGTAAGAGAGTGACACAAAGCTACGTGCATTGTTTCGAGTGCGACGGAAAGCCACGTGCATTGTTAGAGTATGGCAGAAAGCCACGTGCATTGTTAGAGTATGACAGAAAGCCACGTGCATTGTTAGAGTGTGATGGAAAACCACGTGCATTGTTAGAGTGTGACAGAGGGCCACGTGCATTGTTAGAGTGCAACCGCCACGTGCATTAAGAGTGTGAAGGAAAGCTATTTGAACTGTTAAGAGTGCAACGGAAAGCCGCATGCACTGTTAGAGTGCAACGGAAAGCCATGTGCACTGTCAGAGTGCAACGGAAAGCCATGCGCATTGTTAGAGTGTGACATGTGGTTATTTGGCATTCTGTCACCATCAGGGGACATGTGGTCAGTTGGCACTCTGTCACCGTTAGAGTGTGACATGTGGTCAGTTGGCACTCTGTCACCGTTAGAGTGTGACGTGTGGTCAGTTGGCACTCTGTCACCGTTAGAGTGTGACGTGTGGTCAGTTTGCACCCTGTCACTGTTAGAGCGTGACATCTGGTCAGTTTGCACTCTGTCACTGTTAGAGTGTGACGTGTGGTCAGTTGGCACTCTGTCACTGTTAGAGTGTGACATGTGGTCAGT belongs to Babylonia areolata isolate BAREFJ2019XMU chromosome 13, ASM4173473v1, whole genome shotgun sequence and includes:
- the LOC143288928 gene encoding choline O-acetyltransferase-like, with product MSTFTVCGVGKKMMKGWGLSPDAFIQLALQLAYYRIHHRPSVAVEYVSKRCHPLGRLDNVRSTTPQALQFLRHMDSSDVSPSDKLQWLKEASDAHTHQVKEVMWSYSTHSHLKALQYTAHQFNYPVPPFFLDTSYRRAFQFHVNSSQVPHEDEMYMCYPSEAIDGYSCPYIPHHDHVNFNILSMPGHLQESSSQLMASSLLSALDDMSRLCRHRLPDRV